The Streptomyces sp. NBC_00440 genome contains a region encoding:
- a CDS encoding TMEM175 family protein, with the protein MGASGVIDGTDTGGGDPAGPSVPAKDTIEGGVSGERLVLFTDAVTAISITLLILPLVDLVPEVAAAHEGAREVITGHLDQIWSFLLSFAVVANIWREHHRAFSTVKQASRPLTVWNMGWLLSVIVIPLPTEMLGTFGRDRFVAAFYYSTLLAGMVCRFAMLRILKTTPALLDEDGPEVRRRTEGLYTESYLNVFALVIAFAIALAVPVLQYYSLLLLAVPPRLGHLRGRRTAA; encoded by the coding sequence ATGGGTGCCAGTGGCGTCATCGACGGGACCGATACGGGAGGGGGTGACCCGGCAGGGCCGTCGGTTCCCGCGAAGGACACGATCGAGGGGGGTGTCTCGGGGGAGCGCCTGGTGCTGTTCACCGACGCGGTGACCGCGATCTCCATCACCCTGCTGATCCTGCCGCTGGTGGACCTCGTCCCGGAAGTCGCGGCCGCCCATGAGGGCGCCAGGGAAGTGATCACCGGTCACCTCGACCAGATCTGGAGCTTCCTGCTCAGCTTCGCGGTCGTCGCGAACATCTGGCGGGAGCACCACCGGGCCTTCTCGACGGTCAAGCAGGCCAGCCGCCCCCTGACGGTGTGGAACATGGGATGGCTGCTCTCCGTCATCGTCATTCCGCTGCCGACGGAGATGCTCGGCACCTTCGGCCGCGACCGGTTCGTGGCGGCGTTCTACTACTCGACTCTCCTGGCCGGCATGGTCTGCCGGTTCGCGATGCTGAGGATCCTGAAGACCACCCCGGCGCTCCTCGATGAGGACGGCCCGGAGGTCCGCCGGAGGACGGAAGGCTTGTACACCGAGAGCTATCTCAACGTCTTCGCCCTGGTCATCGCCTTCGCCATCGCACTCGCCGTACCTGTCCTGCAGTACTACAGCCTGCTGCTGCTCGCCGTCCCGCCGAGGCTGGGGCATCTCCGGGGCCGGCGCACCGCCGCCTGA